Proteins co-encoded in one Natronorubrum daqingense genomic window:
- a CDS encoding zinc-binding dehydrogenase — protein MQAVTITEHGDTDVIDYGDHPDPEIGRTDVLVDVKAAALNHLDIWTRRGMPGLDLEMPHIPGSDGAGIVEEVGEDVTRFEAGDRVALSAGCGDLRMDDPTLDPHYYIIGEHVPGIHAEYAAIPEENLIPVPDHVDWTVAGSSCLVFQTAWRMLIERADLEAGEKVLVLGASGGVGHAALQIADHAGAEVYATGSTEEKLEYAKEHGADHVCNYEEENFAEWVQAETDGRGVDVVVEHVGEPTWQDSIASLTKGGRLVTCGGTAGGAPETDIPRIFWNQLEIIGSTMATPDQVDDVMELVWDGTFEPAIREELPMSESARAHEIIENREGFGKVVVRPDSEL, from the coding sequence ATGCAGGCAGTCACAATCACCGAACACGGCGACACCGATGTCATCGACTACGGGGACCATCCTGACCCCGAAATCGGCCGCACCGACGTGCTGGTCGACGTGAAAGCGGCGGCGCTCAATCACCTCGACATCTGGACGCGACGCGGAATGCCCGGACTGGACCTCGAGATGCCCCACATTCCGGGCAGCGACGGCGCGGGAATCGTCGAGGAGGTCGGCGAGGACGTCACTCGATTCGAGGCGGGCGACCGCGTCGCCCTCTCGGCTGGCTGTGGCGACCTGCGGATGGACGATCCGACGCTCGACCCCCACTACTACATCATCGGCGAGCACGTGCCCGGCATTCACGCCGAGTACGCCGCGATTCCCGAGGAGAACCTGATTCCCGTTCCCGACCACGTCGACTGGACCGTCGCCGGCTCGAGTTGTCTCGTCTTCCAGACGGCCTGGCGCATGCTGATCGAACGTGCCGACCTCGAGGCCGGCGAGAAAGTGCTCGTCCTCGGAGCCAGCGGCGGCGTCGGCCACGCGGCGCTTCAGATCGCCGACCACGCGGGCGCGGAAGTGTACGCGACGGGCAGCACCGAGGAGAAACTCGAGTACGCGAAAGAACACGGCGCTGATCACGTCTGTAATTACGAGGAGGAGAACTTCGCGGAGTGGGTACAAGCGGAGACCGACGGCCGCGGGGTCGACGTCGTCGTCGAGCACGTCGGCGAACCAACGTGGCAGGACTCGATTGCGAGCCTGACGAAGGGCGGGCGACTCGTCACCTGCGGCGGCACCGCCGGCGGTGCTCCCGAAACGGACATTCCGCGGATCTTCTGGAACCAACTCGAGATCATCGGGTCGACGATGGCGACGCCCGATCAGGTCGACGACGTGATGGAACTCGTCTGGGATGGAACGTTCGAGCCCGCGATTCGCGAGGAGTTGCCGATGAGCGAATCCGCGCGCGCCCACGAGATCATCGAAAATCGGGAAGGCTTCGGCAAGGTCGTCGTCCGGCCGGATAGCGAGCTCTAG
- a CDS encoding DUF7853 family protein: protein MSSPQPETETHEVTLSRDEQWVVHSVLASEIDGAIDDGESPAEWTLEALETLEAAGETTVFTAYQAQTLVDRLTSYLARVDTPEDDTVHGSAVVDRLETRLESRESPPQ from the coding sequence ATGAGTTCTCCACAACCGGAAACAGAAACGCACGAAGTGACGCTCTCCAGAGACGAACAATGGGTCGTCCACAGTGTCCTCGCGAGCGAAATCGACGGGGCGATCGACGACGGCGAATCACCTGCCGAGTGGACGCTCGAGGCACTCGAGACGCTCGAAGCGGCCGGTGAGACGACAGTTTTCACCGCTTATCAGGCCCAGACGCTCGTCGACCGACTGACGTCGTACCTCGCGCGTGTGGACACTCCGGAAGACGATACCGTCCACGGATCGGCCGTCGTCGACCGACTCGAAACTCGCCTCGAGTCGCGTGAATCGCCACCCCAATAA
- a CDS encoding NUDIX hydrolase: MTTPPGDERPHENANQDVIAVDPEDTALETVNRLEAHTGDGVRHRAFTSLVFDGDGNVLLAQRAPEKRLWGTYWDGTVASHPVEGQSQEEATRERLEDELGIAPEQYDDLRVTDRFEYKRYFEDAGVEHEVCAVLKLTLTDRTLEPNEEEVAGLMWVPYERLHANPSWYRQLRLCPWFEIAMRRDVRDE, encoded by the coding sequence ATGACCACACCACCGGGCGACGAACGCCCACACGAAAACGCGAACCAGGACGTAATCGCCGTCGACCCAGAAGACACCGCACTCGAGACGGTCAACCGACTCGAGGCCCACACCGGCGACGGCGTTCGCCACCGGGCGTTTACCTCGCTCGTGTTCGACGGCGACGGAAACGTCCTGCTCGCCCAACGAGCGCCCGAGAAACGCCTCTGGGGGACGTACTGGGACGGAACCGTCGCCTCCCACCCAGTCGAGGGCCAGAGTCAGGAAGAAGCCACTCGAGAACGACTCGAGGACGAACTGGGAATCGCGCCCGAGCAGTACGACGACCTGCGAGTTACCGACCGCTTCGAGTACAAACGCTACTTCGAGGACGCCGGCGTCGAACACGAAGTCTGTGCGGTGTTGAAACTCACCCTCACGGATCGAACGCTCGAGCCGAACGAGGAGGAAGTTGCAGGTCTCATGTGGGTTCCGTACGAGCGACTCCACGCCAATCCGTCGTGGTATCGTCAGCTCAGGCTCTGTCCGTGGTTCGAAATCGCGATGCGACGAGACGTTCGCGACGAGTGA
- a CDS encoding GNAT family N-acetyltransferase yields MAQHASGSTHSNRDETTGRTVQTMTDDQSGLTVDVIDTVVMKDRSRWNDLVERSELGTVFHRYEWLEAVENALEYPARHIVVEKDTNPIGLFPNFVAEIPKTPFYRLTSIYPGFGGPLMTTDVTESLSTVLDVVPQLCDNRTIVHEIRACNTNFLRYNDFLEAEGYDSSRVGGRFVVNLEKGYDTIFEEMDSSKRRAIRRGRETDHEIVEAELSQVNLERFYEKYKQHMKSVGGIVYPFEFFEELSAMEDRILLLMLYVEGEYAGGFLELLNDEQDVVHGFFAGVPSESFQYHASELLYDYLFQWAIDEGYEKYDFGGGGADFEDGAFQFKEEFGGELVPNIYWERGTGPTWKLVETGRSLYNRYNRETDSS; encoded by the coding sequence ATGGCCCAGCACGCTAGTGGAAGTACACACTCGAATCGGGACGAAACGACTGGGAGAACCGTCCAGACGATGACGGACGACCAATCGGGCCTGACGGTAGACGTCATCGACACGGTGGTGATGAAAGATCGGTCCCGATGGAACGACCTCGTCGAGCGCTCCGAACTCGGAACGGTGTTCCATCGCTACGAGTGGCTCGAGGCCGTCGAAAACGCGCTCGAGTATCCGGCCAGACACATCGTGGTCGAGAAGGATACGAATCCAATCGGTCTCTTTCCGAATTTCGTCGCTGAGATACCGAAAACACCGTTTTACCGACTCACGTCGATCTATCCCGGATTCGGTGGCCCCTTGATGACGACCGACGTCACCGAGTCGCTCTCGACCGTCCTCGACGTGGTCCCCCAACTCTGTGATAACCGAACGATCGTCCACGAGATCAGGGCCTGCAACACGAATTTCCTCCGATACAACGACTTCCTCGAGGCGGAGGGCTACGACTCGAGTCGCGTCGGCGGCCGCTTCGTCGTGAATCTCGAGAAGGGATACGACACGATTTTCGAGGAGATGGACAGCTCCAAGCGGCGGGCGATCAGACGTGGCCGAGAAACCGACCACGAAATCGTCGAGGCTGAACTTTCACAGGTCAATCTGGAGCGATTCTACGAGAAGTACAAACAGCACATGAAAAGCGTCGGCGGCATCGTCTATCCCTTCGAGTTCTTCGAGGAACTCTCCGCGATGGAGGATCGGATTTTACTGTTAATGCTTTACGTCGAGGGCGAGTACGCCGGCGGCTTCCTCGAACTACTCAACGACGAACAGGACGTCGTCCACGGCTTCTTCGCCGGCGTCCCCTCGGAGTCCTTCCAGTATCACGCCTCGGAGTTGCTCTACGACTACTTGTTCCAGTGGGCCATCGACGAGGGCTACGAGAAGTACGACTTCGGCGGCGGCGGTGCGGATTTCGAAGACGGCGCGTTCCAGTTCAAAGAGGAGTTCGGCGGCGAACTCGTCCCGAACATCTACTGGGAACGGGGCACTGGACCGACCTGGAAACTCGTCGAAACCGGGAGATCGCTGTACAACCGATACAACCGGGAGACGGACTCGAGTTGA
- a CDS encoding Lrp/AsnC family transcriptional regulator, translating into MDDLDRQILDMLRRDARTPYTEIADEVGTSEGTVRNRVEGMMDDGVIERFTITTRTGNVQAMLEISVAVDVDTKAVSERMAEWEEVDLVWMVSGEQDIVLVVDAADTRGVNDLITKARDQEEVVSTKTRLILEKQLG; encoded by the coding sequence ATGGACGATCTGGACCGACAGATCCTCGATATGCTCCGGCGGGACGCGCGAACGCCGTACACCGAGATCGCCGACGAGGTCGGAACGAGCGAGGGGACTGTCCGCAACCGCGTCGAAGGGATGATGGACGACGGCGTCATCGAACGCTTTACGATTACCACGCGGACGGGCAACGTCCAGGCGATGCTCGAGATCAGCGTGGCAGTCGACGTCGACACGAAAGCCGTCTCCGAGCGGATGGCCGAGTGGGAGGAAGTCGACCTCGTCTGGATGGTTTCGGGGGAACAGGACATCGTGCTCGTCGTCGACGCGGCGGACACGCGCGGAGTCAACGACCTGATCACCAAAGCCCGCGATCAAGAGGAGGTCGTGAGCACGAAAACGCGACTGATCCTCGAGAAACAACTCGGGTGA
- the carA gene encoding glutamine-hydrolyzing carbamoyl-phosphate synthase small subunit yields the protein MTAAYVALEGGHVLEARGRAPGTARGELVFTTAYTGYEESLTDPSYEEQILAFSYPLIGNYGVREERFESDRVHPRAVLAKELTEDVADWLASEGVPAVDRLDTRDVVTDIRDSGAMKCGIAVGEDVTEEDALAELEACKAMSEHTEIGEQVSVDEQTTYGADNDGETVALVDCGAKGSIVDSLLARNATVHVLPHDASAHDVDALEPDILFISNGPGDPANYEHAIDLVQAFAEDTPVAGICLGQQIVAEALGGATEKMTFGHRGVNQPVLDLESGQVVMTTQNHGYTVAEPGDHLEVTQINVNDDTPEGLDGVDYDIITRQYHPEANPGPEDTLDFFDDVLAMADARATTAVPADD from the coding sequence ATGACAGCTGCCTACGTTGCACTGGAGGGTGGCCACGTACTCGAGGCGCGTGGTCGTGCTCCGGGAACGGCTCGTGGCGAACTCGTTTTCACGACGGCGTACACTGGATACGAAGAAAGTCTCACCGATCCATCCTACGAGGAGCAGATCCTGGCCTTCTCGTACCCACTGATCGGTAACTACGGCGTCCGAGAGGAACGATTCGAGTCCGACCGCGTCCACCCACGAGCCGTCCTCGCGAAGGAACTCACCGAGGACGTCGCCGACTGGCTCGCGAGCGAGGGCGTTCCGGCAGTCGACCGTCTCGACACCCGAGACGTCGTCACCGACATCCGCGACAGCGGCGCGATGAAGTGCGGAATCGCCGTCGGTGAGGACGTCACCGAGGAGGACGCACTCGCCGAACTCGAGGCCTGTAAGGCCATGAGCGAGCACACGGAGATCGGCGAACAGGTCAGCGTCGACGAGCAGACGACCTACGGCGCGGACAACGACGGCGAGACCGTCGCACTGGTCGACTGCGGTGCGAAGGGATCGATCGTCGACTCGCTGCTCGCCCGCAACGCGACGGTTCACGTCCTCCCACACGACGCGAGCGCCCACGACGTCGACGCACTCGAGCCGGACATTCTGTTCATCTCGAACGGCCCCGGCGACCCGGCGAACTACGAGCACGCGATCGATCTCGTCCAAGCGTTCGCCGAGGACACGCCCGTCGCCGGCATCTGCCTCGGCCAGCAGATCGTCGCCGAAGCCCTCGGCGGCGCCACCGAGAAGATGACCTTCGGCCACCGCGGCGTCAACCAACCCGTCCTCGACTTAGAGTCCGGACAGGTCGTCATGACGACCCAGAACCACGGCTACACCGTCGCCGAACCAGGTGACCACCTCGAGGTCACCCAGATCAACGTCAACGACGACACGCCGGAAGGCCTCGACGGCGTCGACTACGACATCATCACGCGCCAGTACCACCCCGAAGCCAACCCCGGCCCGGAGGACACCCTCGACTTCTTCGACGACGTCCTCGCGATGGCCGACGCTCGAGCGACGACTGCCGTTCCCGCCGACGACTAA